A segment of the Posidoniimonas polymericola genome:
CCGGGTCGAGCAGCAGACCGGCCTCCGCGTGCGGCCGGTGCTGGCGCTCGAGTCCGCGATCACCGAGTTCCTCAACCGCGTCTACGGCGAGGGCTTCCAGGTCGAGACCGTCACCGCGGACCTGGAGGAGGGGGCGGTCTCGCTGAACGAGGAGGCGATCGAGCTCGACCTCGAGGGGATGGCCAACGCGGTCGACGAGAGCCCGGTTATCAACCTGGTGAACTACATCCTGCTGCAGGCGGTGCGTCAGCGGGCGAGCGACATCCACATCGAGGCCGGCCCCCGCACCACCACCGTGCGGTTCCGCATCGACGGCACCCTGCGCGAGGTGCTCAAGCCCCGCCGCGAGTTCCACCCGGCGCTGGTCTCGCGCCTGAAGGTGATGGCGAAGATGAACATCGCGGAGCACCGGCTCCCGCAGGACGGCCGCATCCACATCGTCGTCGACCGCCGCGAGATCGACGTCCGCGCCTCGACGCTCCCCACGGTGCTCGGCGAGAAGGTGGTGCTGCGTATTCTCGACCGCGGCAGCGTGACCTTCCGCCTCGACGAGCTGGGCATCCCGCAGCAGCAGCTCGGCACGCTCAAGACCATGCTCGACCGGCCGCACGGGCTGATCCTGGCGACCGGCCCCACCGGCAGCGGCAAGACCACCACCCTGTACTCCGCGATCGAGCTTATCAAGTCGGTCGAGCGGAACATCGTCACGGTCGAAGACCCGGTGGAGTACCGCCTGGACCTGATCAACCAGGTCCACGTCAACTCCGGAGCCAGCCTGACGTTCGCCAAGGCCCTGCGGTCCATCCTCCGCCAGGACCCAGACGTCATCATGATCGGCGAGATCCGCGACCTCGAGACCGCCGAGACCGCGGTCCAGGCGGCGCTCACCGGCCACCTGGTGCTCAGCACCCTGCACACCAACGACGCCGCCAGCGCCGTCACCCGGCTGGTCGACATGGGC
Coding sequences within it:
- a CDS encoding GspE/PulE family protein, producing the protein MTPAPTLKTTDSAPPKRRMRLGEQLLSSGKITQAELEAALKEQRHGQMLGETLVKLGFLEETDLLPFLAQQCNAPWILLREGGIDPVAARMIPRPLAEQLKCIGLFRVQGELTLAMTNPRDLAAIDRVEQQTGLRVRPVLALESAITEFLNRVYGEGFQVETVTADLEEGAVSLNEEAIELDLEGMANAVDESPVINLVNYILLQAVRQRASDIHIEAGPRTTTVRFRIDGTLREVLKPRREFHPALVSRLKVMAKMNIAEHRLPQDGRIHIVVDRREIDVRASTLPTVLGEKVVLRILDRGSVTFRLDELGIPQQQLGTLKTMLDRPHGLILATGPTGSGKTTTLYSAIELIKSVERNIVTVEDPVEYRLDLINQVHVNSGASLTFAKALRSILRQDPDVIMIGEIRDLETAETAVQAALTGHLVLSTLHTNDAASAVTRLVDMGVAPFKISASLLGVVAQRLLRRVCPACRGSYYPPPTMLDAINYGGDRSRQFVRGSGCDRCFDTGCQGRVGVYELLSVDRTLRELITNGASLDELRDHARASGYQPLLQQGLQAAEDGVVSLDEVVRVIAGD